A section of the Buchnera aphidicola (Mindarus japonicus) genome encodes:
- a CDS encoding RnfABCDGE type electron transport complex subunit D encodes MISFPYIYRKNNVNQIMIYVIIAMIPGILTKSYYDHYSTLIQITISIITAIILEIIILKLKKKNVKDIFEDFSYIITGILIGVSIPSLSSWWINVVGVFCAIVLAKEVYGGFGKNIFNPAMVGYAILLISFPDFMTYLVIPYKYIAEYIHISEIIKSIMSNNFINYWKNFSDSIHKIDFITQPTPLDYFRSYKHENKSFFLNFLKKQNEYCFFNFLISRNVNIAFFLGGLFLIYKKIINWRISFSFLITFISISELGWVFLKEQSISPYVHLFSGATMLGAFFIATDPVTTCCTNMGKVIFGIVIGILEWVIRTFGGYPDAMAFSILIANMLVPLLEYYTQPLVYGTKE; translated from the coding sequence ATGATAAGTTTTCCCTATATTTATAGAAAAAATAATGTAAATCAGATTATGATTTATGTGATCATAGCTATGATTCCTGGAATTTTAACAAAATCTTATTATGATCATTATAGTACGTTAATTCAAATAACAATATCCATAATTACAGCTATTATATTAGAAATAATTATTTTAAAATTAAAAAAAAAAAATGTAAAAGATATATTTGAAGATTTTTCTTATATTATTACAGGAATTTTAATAGGTGTTAGTATACCTTCTTTATCATCTTGGTGGATTAATGTAGTAGGTGTTTTTTGTGCTATTGTTTTAGCTAAAGAAGTGTACGGTGGATTTGGAAAAAATATATTCAATCCTGCAATGGTTGGATATGCAATATTATTAATTTCTTTTCCAGATTTCATGACTTATCTAGTTATACCTTACAAATATATTGCTGAATATATTCATATTTCTGAAATTATAAAAAGTATTATGTCAAATAATTTTATTAATTATTGGAAAAATTTTTCAGATTCTATACATAAAATTGATTTTATAACTCAACCTACTCCTTTAGATTATTTCAGAAGTTATAAACATGAAAACAAAAGTTTTTTTTTAAATTTTTTAAAAAAACAAAATGAATATTGTTTCTTTAATTTTTTGATTTCTAGAAACGTTAATATTGCTTTTTTTTTAGGAGGTTTATTTTTAATTTATAAAAAAATTATTAATTGGAGGATTTCTTTTTCATTTTTAATAACATTTATTTCAATATCCGAATTAGGATGGGTGTTTCTTAAAGAGCAGTCAATTTCTCCATATGTACATTTATTTTCAGGAGCAACTATGTTAGGTGCATTTTTTATAGCAACAGATCCTGTAACTACATGCTGTACTAATATGGGAAAAGTTATTTTTGGAATAGTAATTGGTATTTTAGAATGGGTCATTCGTACATTTGGTGGATATCCAGACGCAATGGCTTTTTCTATATTAATTGCTAATATGTTAGTTCCTTTATTAGAATATTATACTCAACCTCTTGTTTACGGAACTAAAGAATAA
- the rsxG gene encoding electron transport complex subunit RsxG encodes MKTISNVIKIGFFAIFFSGITAFVYENTKPIIYKNVQEKQKKILKIIVNNEKDSKNIQYNCYVTSNKLLGDKKKHHIWIIKKKNELYGMIVESIALDGYSGSIKMIVGSDFLGKIFGVRILEHYETPGLGDKIDSKVSNWITYFSDMNVFSLISKGKFALKKDGGVIDQFTGASITPRAVINQIKNSVIFISKQKNSQFFETCNNKKK; translated from the coding sequence ATGAAAACAATTTCAAATGTTATAAAAATTGGTTTTTTTGCTATTTTTTTTTCAGGAATTACAGCTTTTGTGTATGAAAATACAAAACCTATTATTTATAAAAACGTTCAAGAAAAACAAAAAAAAATTTTAAAAATAATTGTAAATAATGAAAAAGATAGTAAGAATATACAATATAATTGTTATGTAACTTCTAACAAGTTACTTGGAGATAAAAAAAAACATCATATTTGGATAATTAAAAAAAAAAATGAATTATATGGAATGATAGTAGAGTCAATAGCATTAGATGGATATTCTGGATCAATTAAAATGATAGTAGGAAGTGATTTTTTAGGAAAAATTTTTGGTGTTAGAATATTAGAACATTATGAAACGCCTGGATTAGGTGATAAGATTGATTCAAAAGTATCTAATTGGATTACTTATTTTTCTGATATGAATGTATTTAGTTTAATTTCAAAGGGAAAATTTGCTTTAAAAAAAGATGGAGGTGTAATAGATCAGTTTACTGGAGCAAGTATAACACCTCGAGCAGTGATTAATCAAATTAAAAATTCTGTGATATTTATATCAAAACAAAAAAACAGTCAGTTTTTTGAAACCTGTAATAATAAAAAAAAATAA
- the rsxE gene encoding electron transport complex subunit RsxE encodes MKNKIFYRIWKKNIILDKLLGLCPTLAITTNASNALGLGISTIIVLVLTNTVISCMKNWIPNDLRIPIYMIIISSIVTCLDLLINAYAFSLHESLGIFIPLIITNCIVLHSAEEIRSKEKIYISVINAFLTGVAATISMVILGIFREIIGKGTIFFNVDNLLGSYFSFLYCKFINSSSLFILATLPPGALFILSLLLSIKRIIKNKRVKHIDCILNYK; translated from the coding sequence ATGAAAAATAAAATTTTTTATCGAATCTGGAAAAAAAATATTATTTTGGATAAATTATTAGGATTGTGTCCTACATTAGCTATTACAACTAATGCATCCAATGCGTTGGGACTAGGTATATCCACAATAATAGTTTTGGTATTAACAAATACTGTGATTTCTTGTATGAAAAATTGGATTCCAAATGATCTTCGTATTCCTATTTATATGATTATTATTTCTTCAATTGTAACCTGTTTAGATCTTTTGATAAATGCTTATGCTTTTAGCTTGCATGAATCGTTAGGAATTTTTATTCCATTAATTATTACTAATTGCATTGTTTTACATTCTGCTGAAGAAATAAGAAGCAAAGAAAAGATATACATATCGGTAATTAACGCTTTTTTGACAGGTGTAGCTGCTACTATTTCTATGGTAATATTAGGAATTTTTAGAGAAATAATAGGAAAAGGAACAATATTTTTTAATGTAGATAACTTATTAGGTTCTTATTTTAGTTTTCTTTATTGTAAATTCATAAACTCATCTTCATTATTTATATTAGCTACTTTACCCCCTGGTGCTCTCTTTATTTTAAGTTTATTGTTATCTATCAAAAGAATAATAAAAAATAAAAGAGTTAAACATATAGATTGTATTTTAAATTATAAATAA
- the nth gene encoding endonuclease III, which produces MNNHKRYLILLEFKRNNPKPKTELIFSSTFELLISVILSAQTTDNQVNKATRKLYSIANTPNQILDLGIEKIKYHIKNVGLSNIKSQYLIKTSKILVNKHKGLVPNTRKKLMNLPGVGRKTANIILNIAFKKNTIAVDTHVFRVVNRINFVSGKNVFIVEKKLVQLIPIEFKFYAHSWFVLHGRYICLKRNPKCNICIIFKFCEFSKKINYLN; this is translated from the coding sequence ATGAATAATCATAAAAGATATCTAATATTATTAGAATTTAAAAGAAATAATCCAAAACCAAAAACAGAACTTATATTTTCTTCTACATTTGAATTATTAATTTCTGTAATTTTATCGGCACAAACAACAGATAATCAGGTTAATAAAGCAACTCGAAAACTATATTCTATAGCTAATACACCCAATCAGATTTTAGATCTTGGAATAGAAAAAATTAAATATCATATAAAAAATGTTGGTTTATCTAATATTAAAAGTCAGTATTTAATTAAAACTTCTAAAATATTAGTCAATAAACATAAAGGGTTAGTTCCTAATACTCGAAAAAAATTAATGAACTTACCAGGTGTAGGAAGAAAAACAGCTAATATTATTTTAAATATTGCATTTAAAAAAAATACAATTGCTGTGGATACGCATGTTTTTAGAGTAGTAAATCGTATTAATTTTGTTTCAGGAAAAAATGTTTTTATAGTGGAAAAAAAATTAGTTCAGTTGATTCCTATAGAATTTAAATTCTATGCTCATTCTTGGTTTGTTTTACACGGAAGATATATTTGTTTAAAAAGAAATCCAAAATGCAATATATGTATAATTTTTAAATTTTGTGAATTTTCTAAAAAAATAAATTATTTAAACTAA
- the tyrS gene encoding tyrosine--tRNA ligase, with the protein MVKVDIISELKNRGLVHNLTKEIECSKIFLEKKIKVYCGFDPTADSLHLGHLLPLICMKRFQKKGHELVFLIGEATSLIGDPSFKKEARKSNSISSMHSFSKKIEIQISNFFKGNKNFSNLNIINNLTWFKKMNLLDFLSNIGRHFSINSMINKESVKRRIKRIDQGIAFSEFSYSLLQAYDFLKLYQKKGVILQIGGSDQWGNISSGINLVRKVTKKKVFGLTIPLLMRSNGVKFGKTESGTIWLDSKKTSSYKFYQFWINVSDIDVYDYLRKFTFLKNSEINDFESKKNFEKYLFLAKKKLAENVTTLVHGKEKCDSAERITQSIFLNNIEAMTEFDFFQLKQDGIPTVNLDSSDDLQEALVKSGLSSSKGQARNMILSNAIYINYVKERNVKYKFNYKDRIFGKYTLLRRGKKNYCLICW; encoded by the coding sequence ATAGTGAAAGTCGATATAATTTCTGAATTAAAAAATAGAGGTTTAGTTCATAATTTAACTAAAGAAATAGAGTGTTCAAAGATTTTTTTAGAAAAAAAAATAAAAGTGTATTGTGGATTTGATCCTACAGCAGACAGCTTGCATTTAGGTCATTTACTTCCTTTAATTTGCATGAAAAGATTTCAAAAGAAGGGACATGAATTAGTTTTTTTAATAGGAGAAGCAACTAGCTTAATAGGAGATCCTAGTTTTAAAAAAGAAGCTAGAAAATCAAATTCTATTTCTAGTATGCATTCATTTAGTAAAAAAATTGAGATTCAAATTTCTAATTTTTTCAAAGGAAATAAGAATTTTTCTAATTTAAATATAATAAATAATTTAACTTGGTTTAAAAAAATGAACCTATTAGATTTTTTATCTAATATAGGAAGACATTTTTCAATAAATTCAATGATTAATAAAGAATCCGTAAAGAGAAGAATTAAAAGGATCGACCAAGGAATAGCATTTTCTGAATTTTCTTATAGTTTGTTACAAGCATATGATTTTTTAAAATTATATCAAAAAAAAGGGGTAATTCTTCAAATAGGAGGTTCAGATCAGTGGGGAAATATTTCTTCTGGAATTAATTTAGTTAGAAAAGTTACTAAAAAAAAAGTTTTTGGTTTAACTATTCCTTTATTAATGCGTTCTAATGGAGTAAAATTTGGAAAAACAGAAAGTGGAACAATTTGGTTAGATTCAAAAAAGACTAGTTCATATAAATTTTATCAATTTTGGATTAATGTTTCTGACATTGACGTATATGATTATTTGCGAAAATTTACTTTTTTAAAAAATTCAGAAATTAATGATTTTGAAAGCAAAAAAAACTTTGAGAAATATTTATTTTTAGCAAAAAAAAAATTAGCAGAAAATGTTACAACGTTAGTACATGGAAAAGAAAAATGTGATTCTGCGGAAAGAATTACTCAATCTATTTTTTTAAATAATATCGAAGCTATGACAGAATTTGATTTTTTTCAATTAAAACAAGATGGTATTCCTACAGTTAATTTGGATAGCTCGGATGATTTACAAGAAGCTCTAGTGAAATCAGGATTGTCCTCTTCTAAAGGACAAGCAAGAAATATGATTTTATCGAATGCTATTTATATAAATTATGTAAAAGAAAGAAATGTTAAATATAAATTTAATTATAAAGATAGAATATTTGGAAAATATACTCTCTTAAGAAGAGGAAAAAAAAATTATTGTTTAATATGTTGGTAA
- a CDS encoding iron-sulfur cluster assembly accessory protein, whose protein sequence is MIEKNIKFKSDSYHQCKKIHITKAAEKQIKLLIKKDPLGKGIRINLKKTGCAGFKYVLEIAKNKKEKEIFFLKNGFNIFIPIKVIPFLIDTKIDFVKEGMNQIFKFNNDKIKKFCGCGESFTLSE, encoded by the coding sequence ATGATTGAAAAAAATATCAAATTTAAATCCGATTCATACCATCAATGTAAAAAAATTCATATTACTAAAGCAGCAGAAAAACAAATAAAGCTTCTTATAAAAAAAGATCCTTTAGGGAAAGGAATTAGGATTAACTTAAAAAAAACAGGTTGTGCTGGATTTAAATATGTATTAGAAATAGCAAAAAATAAAAAAGAAAAAGAAATATTTTTTTTGAAAAATGGTTTTAATATATTTATACCAATAAAAGTTATTCCATTTTTAATAGACACTAAAATAGACTTTGTAAAAGAAGGAATGAATCAAATATTTAAATTTAACAATGATAAAATAAAAAAATTTTGTGGTTGTGGAGAAAGTTTCACCTTATCTGAATAA
- the ydiK gene encoding AI-2E family transporter YdiK yields MQNTEEGMDLPQSVFSFMFIVLMIFISFWVLRPFLLSFLWASMIVIATWPLMLKIQNILIGKRFLAVGFMTIGLLLLFFIPVICIVNSLIDSSIPFVNCFISGNFSFPNLVWLQDLPIVGKKLFFSYQKILNGGGGLLISQVQPYIGKTTYFFVARAEGIGHFIIQLIFTVMFSAFLYWKGEKLAHVLRYFAFRLADQSGDAVVLLAGQAVRSVALGVVVTAFIQGMLAGMGLVISGIPYSALLMLLMFLLCLVQLGPLPVLIPAIIWLFWKNDVTLGTILLIWSFFLFILDNILRPMIIRTGADLPTILILSGVVGGLLAFGMIGLFIGPVVLLISYRLITNWMNETSYSGSISKKVIYQLKKNIYKKNM; encoded by the coding sequence ATGCAAAATACAGAAGAAGGTATGGATTTACCGCAGTCTGTTTTTTCTTTTATGTTTATAGTTTTAATGATATTTATCAGTTTTTGGGTGCTTCGTCCTTTTTTATTAAGTTTTTTATGGGCTAGTATGATTGTTATAGCAACTTGGCCTCTTATGTTAAAGATTCAAAATATATTAATAGGAAAACGTTTTTTAGCAGTAGGTTTTATGACAATAGGATTGTTGCTTTTGTTTTTTATCCCTGTGATATGTATAGTTAATAGTTTAATCGATAGCAGTATACCTTTTGTAAATTGTTTTATATCTGGAAATTTTAGTTTTCCTAATTTGGTTTGGCTACAAGATTTACCAATTGTAGGAAAAAAATTATTTTTTTCTTATCAAAAAATATTAAATGGAGGAGGGGGATTATTAATCAGTCAGGTACAACCATATATAGGAAAAACAACTTATTTTTTTGTAGCTCGTGCAGAAGGAATAGGTCACTTTATTATACAGCTTATCTTTACTGTAATGTTTAGTGCTTTTCTTTATTGGAAAGGAGAAAAACTTGCTCATGTTTTACGATATTTTGCTTTTAGGTTAGCGGATCAATCAGGAGATGCAGTAGTTTTATTAGCAGGGCAGGCTGTTAGATCAGTTGCATTAGGTGTTGTAGTTACAGCATTTATTCAAGGAATGTTAGCTGGAATGGGGCTGGTAATTTCAGGTATTCCTTATTCTGCGTTATTAATGTTATTAATGTTCTTATTGTGTTTAGTTCAGTTAGGCCCATTACCTGTGTTAATTCCAGCCATAATTTGGTTATTTTGGAAAAATGATGTTACGTTAGGAACGATTCTTTTAATTTGGAGTTTTTTTCTTTTTATTTTAGATAATATTTTACGTCCAATGATTATAAGAACAGGTGCAGATTTACCTACGATATTGATTTTATCTGGAGTAGTTGGAGGATTATTAGCTTTTGGAATGATAGGATTATTTATTGGTCCGGTAGTTTTATTAATTTCGTATCGATTAATTACTAATTGGATGAATGAAACTTCATATTCAGGATCAATATCTAAAAAAGTAATATATCAATTAAAAAAAAATATTTATAAAAAAAACATGTAG
- a CDS encoding 3-deoxy-7-phosphoheptulonate synthase: protein MKKTDELRTIRIDPLITPSELAKRHSITSEIMDNVINARKNVSNIITGKDLRLLVIVGPCSVHDPIAAVEYANRLNVLRKKYSSTLEIIMRTYFEKPRTVVGWKGLISDPNLDSSFDVNYGLSIARKLLLDINKLGMPAATEFLDMVIGQFIADLISWGAIGARTTESQIHREMASALSCPVGFKNGTDGNIRIAIDAIRAAQARHLFLAPNKHGKMTINHTSGNPFSHVIMRGGKSPNYHSEDIRSAVKHLKEFNLLEYLMVDFSHGNCLKEHKRQCLVSDSICKQIKDGTKAISGVMIESFLKEGSQEVIEGQILNYGQSITDPCLGWDDTIIILKNLSKAVSSRF, encoded by the coding sequence ATGAAAAAAACAGATGAATTACGTACAATAAGAATTGATCCATTAATTACTCCTTCGGAATTAGCTAAACGTCATTCTATTACTTCTGAAATTATGGATAATGTTATTAATGCTAGAAAAAATGTTTCTAATATTATTACCGGTAAGGACTTACGGTTATTAGTAATTGTAGGACCATGTTCAGTACATGATCCTATAGCAGCAGTTGAATATGCTAATAGGTTAAATGTCTTAAGAAAGAAATATTCTTCTACTCTTGAAATTATTATGAGAACTTATTTTGAAAAACCTAGAACAGTAGTAGGTTGGAAAGGATTAATTTCAGATCCTAATTTAGATAGTTCTTTTGATGTAAATTATGGATTGTCAATAGCTAGAAAACTATTACTGGATATTAATAAATTAGGTATGCCCGCAGCAACTGAATTTTTAGATATGGTTATAGGTCAGTTTATAGCAGATCTTATTAGTTGGGGAGCAATTGGAGCGAGAACAACAGAAAGCCAAATCCATAGAGAAATGGCTTCTGCTTTATCTTGCCCTGTTGGATTTAAAAACGGAACAGATGGAAATATTAGAATAGCAATAGATGCAATTCGAGCTGCTCAAGCAAGACATTTGTTTTTAGCACCTAATAAACATGGAAAAATGACAATTAATCATACCAGTGGAAATCCTTTTTCTCATGTTATTATGAGAGGAGGTAAATCTCCCAATTATCATTCAGAAGATATTAGATCTGCAGTTAAACATCTAAAAGAGTTCAATCTTTTAGAATATTTGATGGTTGATTTTAGTCATGGAAATTGTTTAAAAGAACATAAGCGTCAATGTTTAGTATCAGATTCAATTTGCAAACAAATAAAAGATGGAACTAAAGCTATCTCTGGAGTTATGATTGAAAGTTTTTTAAAAGAAGGATCACAAGAGGTTATAGAAGGTCAAATTTTAAATTATGGTCAATCTATTACTGATCCTTGCTTAGGTTGGGATGATACTATAATTATATTAAAAAATTTATCTAAAGCGGTAAGTAGTAGATTTTAA
- the thrS gene encoding threonine--tRNA ligase, with product MPIITFFDGRHQVYDKSVSLLEIANDIRFNVSETIIAAVVNNNFVDIETIIKKDSKVKFITVVDKLALNLIRFSSMQLLAYAVKKIWPDVKIATGSITENGFYYDFDLNRSLTLQDMLLIQKKMKELCKKKYKIIKKKVQWNEAYKLYKKNEEWYKVEELKKKFKNIETLFLYNHEKNIDFYGPQVSNIRFCKFFSLLNISGAYWKKNKNNKMLQRVYGTAWVSEKELKKYLLERKEAEERDHRKISKKLNLFHIQKDSPGMVFWHNNGWIIFRELEDLIRSKLISYKYEEVKSPLMMDRNLWEKSGHLENYFENIFSTTSENKIYCIKPMNCPGHIQIFNTGIKSYKDLPIRMAEFGVCHRNESSGSLHGLMRVRSFTQDDGHVFCTSSQVRSEITYCIKMIYEIYHFFGFKKIQVKLSTRPKQRIGSNIIWDQAELDLSEVLRKSNIKFTYQVGEGAFYGPKIEFSFLDNLKRIWQCGTIQLDFYLPERLNAFYIDEKNKKKPVVLIHRAILGSMERFIGILIEEYKGKFPTWLSPIQVVIINVNEVHINYIRKLAKKMLELGIRVKLDLRKESIGFKIRYYSMQYIPYIIICGDKEVKENLVSIRTSKGKDINNIEYKVFLKKIKDEIFTRSFSQMEE from the coding sequence ATGCCCATTATCACGTTTTTTGATGGTCGTCATCAAGTTTATGATAAATCTGTTTCACTGTTAGAAATTGCTAATGATATTAGATTTAATGTTTCTGAAACTATTATAGCAGCTGTTGTTAACAATAATTTTGTAGATATAGAAACAATAATTAAAAAAGATAGCAAAGTAAAATTTATAACAGTTGTAGATAAATTGGCTTTGAATCTTATTCGATTTTCTAGCATGCAGCTTTTGGCCTACGCTGTAAAAAAAATTTGGCCAGATGTAAAAATAGCAACTGGATCTATTACAGAAAACGGTTTTTATTATGACTTTGATTTAAATCGATCTTTAACATTACAAGATATGCTATTGATTCAAAAAAAAATGAAGGAATTATGTAAAAAAAAATATAAAATAATAAAAAAGAAAGTTCAATGGAATGAAGCTTATAAATTATATAAGAAAAATGAGGAATGGTATAAAGTTGAAGAACTTAAAAAAAAGTTTAAAAATATAGAAACATTATTTCTATATAATCATGAAAAAAACATTGATTTTTATGGCCCTCAAGTATCAAATATTAGGTTTTGTAAATTTTTTAGTTTATTGAATATTTCCGGAGCTTATTGGAAAAAAAATAAAAATAATAAAATGTTACAACGTGTTTATGGTACTGCATGGGTTAGTGAAAAAGAACTAAAAAAATATTTGTTAGAGCGTAAAGAAGCAGAAGAACGTGATCATAGAAAAATTTCTAAAAAATTAAATTTATTTCATATTCAAAAAGATTCTCCAGGAATGGTTTTTTGGCATAATAATGGATGGATTATTTTTAGGGAGTTAGAAGATTTAATTCGATCAAAATTAATTAGTTATAAATATGAAGAAGTAAAAAGTCCATTAATGATGGATAGAAATTTATGGGAAAAAAGTGGACATTTAGAAAATTATTTTGAAAATATATTTAGTACAACTTCCGAAAATAAAATATACTGTATTAAGCCTATGAATTGTCCTGGACATATACAAATATTTAATACTGGAATAAAATCGTATAAAGATCTTCCAATTAGAATGGCGGAATTCGGAGTTTGTCATAGAAACGAATCATCTGGTTCTTTACATGGTTTAATGAGAGTTAGGTCATTTACACAAGATGATGGACATGTATTTTGTACATCCAGTCAAGTTCGTAGTGAAATTACTTATTGTATAAAAATGATATATGAAATATATCATTTTTTTGGATTTAAAAAAATTCAAGTCAAGTTATCTACTCGACCAAAACAAAGAATTGGTAGTAATATTATTTGGGATCAAGCGGAGTTAGATTTATCAGAAGTATTAAGAAAAAGTAATATAAAATTTACGTATCAAGTAGGAGAAGGAGCATTTTATGGGCCAAAAATAGAATTTTCTTTTCTTGATAATTTAAAGCGAATTTGGCAATGTGGAACTATTCAGTTGGATTTTTATTTACCAGAAAGATTAAATGCTTTTTATATAGATGAAAAAAATAAAAAAAAACCTGTGGTATTAATTCATAGAGCAATTTTAGGTTCAATGGAAAGATTTATTGGAATTTTAATAGAAGAATATAAAGGAAAATTTCCTACTTGGTTATCTCCTATACAAGTAGTAATAATAAATGTTAATGAAGTTCATATTAATTATATAAGGAAATTAGCTAAAAAAATGTTAGAATTAGGAATTCGTGTTAAATTAGATTTAAGAAAAGAATCTATTGGTTTTAAAATTAGATATTATTCAATGCAATATATTCCTTATATTATAATTTGTGGAGATAAGGAAGTTAAAGAGAATTTAGTTTCTATTCGAACTAGTAAAGGAAAGGATATAAATAACATTGAATATAAAGTCTTTCTTAAAAAAATAAAAGATGAAATTTTTACTCGTAGTTTTTCTCAAATGGAGGAATAA
- the infC gene encoding translation initiation factor IF-3: protein MKGGKRINSSKMNRINQEIRASEVRLTDVKGDQIGIFSLKDALKKAEILGVDLVEISPNATPPVCKMMNYGKFLYEKTKLLKEQRKKQKIIQIKEIKFRPSTEVGDYQVKLKKLIRFLKNGDKVKITLRFRGREMAHQEIGINMLKRIKNDLFQFSTIEYFPRKIEGRQMVMILSPKKNK, encoded by the coding sequence ATTAAAGGCGGAAAAAGAATAAATTCATCAAAAATGAATCGAATAAATCAAGAAATTCGAGCATCAGAGGTTCGTTTAACAGATGTTAAAGGCGATCAAATAGGTATTTTTAGTTTAAAAGATGCTTTAAAAAAAGCTGAAATTTTAGGAGTAGATTTAGTTGAAATAAGTCCTAATGCTACTCCTCCAGTATGTAAGATGATGAATTATGGAAAATTTTTATATGAAAAAACTAAATTACTTAAAGAACAAAGAAAAAAACAAAAAATTATTCAAATTAAAGAAATAAAATTTAGACCTAGTACTGAAGTTGGAGATTATCAAGTAAAATTAAAAAAATTAATACGATTTTTAAAAAATGGAGATAAAGTTAAAATTACATTACGTTTTAGAGGAAGAGAAATGGCACATCAGGAAATAGGAATTAATATGTTAAAAAGAATAAAAAATGATTTATTTCAATTTTCTACTATAGAATACTTTCCTCGTAAAATAGAAGGCCGTCAAATGGTAATGATTTTATCACCTAAAAAAAATAAATAA
- the rpmI gene encoding 50S ribosomal protein L35 — protein MPKIKTLKSAAKRFKKTESGKFKRKQANLRHLLTKKTTNRKRHLRSKIVVSKSDINRIISFLPYA, from the coding sequence ATGCCAAAAATTAAAACTTTAAAAAGTGCAGCAAAGCGCTTTAAAAAAACCGAATCAGGTAAATTTAAACGAAAACAAGCGAATTTAAGACATCTTTTAACAAAAAAAACAACTAATAGAAAACGTCATCTACGATCTAAGATAGTTGTTTCTAAAAGTGATATAAATCGAATTATATCTTTTTTACCTTATGCATAA
- the rplT gene encoding 50S ribosomal protein L20 codes for MARIKRGTVARARHKKVLKEAKGYYGARSRAYRVAAQAVIKAGQYAYRDRRQKKRKFRQLWIIRINAAVRYHQISYSNFMFGLKKSLININRKVLSDIAISDKTTFGQLVEQSRLALQKISA; via the coding sequence ATGGCTCGTATAAAACGAGGAACAGTTGCTCGAGCTCGTCATAAAAAAGTTTTAAAAGAAGCAAAAGGTTATTATGGAGCTCGATCTCGAGCATATAGAGTAGCAGCTCAAGCTGTCATTAAAGCTGGTCAATATGCATATAGAGATAGACGTCAAAAAAAACGAAAATTTCGTCAACTTTGGATTATAAGAATTAATGCTGCTGTTCGATATCATCAAATATCATATAGTAATTTTATGTTTGGTTTAAAAAAATCATTAATTAATATTAATCGAAAAGTTTTATCAGATATCGCGATTTCTGATAAAACAACTTTTGGTCAATTAGTTGAACAATCACGGCTAGCTTTACAAAAAATATCTGCATAA